Proteins encoded together in one Candidatus Eisenbacteria bacterium window:
- a CDS encoding PAS domain-containing protein codes for MGFPQREFNEGIAPEKSWRAAYESIQALHPSLPALDEDPLRPMEWEELVGNLLKALERAHRSLIQRETQLAGLRDHTDSLLMTSDDRTLARLSVQYLQKGYGFPEVLLALEELDTRDVRAYWSMEDGPFPKQGEILWSIEEIHGSLLSEILQGKRLPEKTTCEAVSRTALPHPSRITPAYYDILIPLPSRRRLGASQVGLLAVRLNGDEEEHSGLHLELEGIAYSLAASLENHRLQRDIMKAQRLREDLLRSLGHALIAVDRDGRVIAFNKAAVHWFGVDAGDVIGSSMDNLPESLRPMTRRLDSVITREKDQLSWEGDIKPAGGPPRPVSISANLLRDESGRPYGAVAVAADLSDVKTMEKQIRQLDRLAAVGRFTTAIAHEIKNPLTGIATGVEYLRRSFAEDASEQKDIQFISNEIQRLNRIIQDLFNLSHPRELIIEKVNPTQLVEESIKSIRADFEEKHVKIETHFDKKCRSVNADADRMRQVLINLLKNAAEASSEGQIVSVKTRLAGTQQVEIEVRDQGSGLTPEQSERLFEPFFTTKPGGTGLGLYICHGIVQHHGGRMVVESQPGEGSTFHVYLPAAGPR; via the coding sequence ATGGGGTTTCCGCAGCGTGAATTCAATGAGGGTATCGCCCCTGAAAAGTCCTGGCGCGCAGCATATGAATCTATACAGGCGCTCCATCCAAGCCTTCCGGCGCTCGATGAAGACCCCCTCCGGCCGATGGAGTGGGAGGAGTTGGTCGGCAATCTGCTCAAGGCGTTGGAAAGGGCCCACAGATCACTTATACAAAGAGAAACGCAGCTTGCTGGTTTGCGCGACCATACCGACAGCCTCCTTATGACATCAGATGACCGGACACTGGCGCGCCTCTCCGTGCAATACCTTCAAAAGGGTTACGGATTTCCGGAGGTTCTTCTCGCTCTTGAAGAGCTCGATACACGCGATGTCCGCGCCTATTGGTCGATGGAGGATGGCCCCTTTCCGAAGCAGGGTGAGATTCTCTGGTCGATCGAAGAGATTCATGGATCCCTTCTAAGCGAGATCCTTCAGGGCAAGCGTCTGCCCGAGAAAACCACCTGCGAAGCGGTTTCCCGGACAGCCTTGCCACACCCAAGCCGGATCACGCCGGCCTATTATGATATCCTGATCCCGTTGCCCTCCCGGCGTCGCTTGGGCGCCTCGCAGGTGGGACTCCTCGCCGTTCGTCTCAATGGCGATGAAGAGGAACACAGCGGACTTCATCTCGAATTGGAGGGGATCGCCTATTCCCTCGCCGCCTCCTTGGAGAACCATCGCCTGCAGAGGGACATCATGAAAGCCCAGCGGCTGCGCGAAGATCTGCTGCGCTCCCTCGGCCACGCCCTCATCGCCGTGGATCGTGACGGGCGTGTCATCGCCTTTAACAAAGCGGCCGTTCATTGGTTCGGCGTCGACGCCGGTGATGTGATCGGCAGCTCGATGGACAACCTCCCCGAATCGCTGAGGCCGATGACCCGCAGGCTCGATAGTGTCATCACCCGAGAGAAAGATCAGCTTTCATGGGAAGGAGATATCAAACCCGCCGGTGGGCCGCCTCGGCCGGTCTCCATATCGGCGAATCTCCTCAGAGATGAATCGGGGAGACCCTATGGCGCCGTCGCTGTCGCCGCCGATCTCTCTGATGTCAAAACGATGGAAAAGCAGATCCGGCAACTCGACCGTCTCGCCGCGGTCGGTCGTTTCACCACCGCCATCGCGCATGAAATTAAGAATCCCCTGACGGGTATCGCCACCGGTGTCGAGTATCTGCGCCGCTCGTTCGCCGAGGATGCATCGGAGCAAAAGGATATCCAGTTCATTTCGAACGAGATTCAACGCCTGAATCGCATCATACAAGACCTTTTCAATTTGTCGCACCCTCGCGAATTGATCATTGAGAAGGTCAATCCGACGCAGCTTGTGGAGGAATCGATTAAATCGATTCGCGCAGATTTTGAAGAGAAACATGTCAAAATTGAAACCCACTTTGATAAGAAGTGCCGCTCGGTGAACGCCGACGCCGACCGCATGCGCCAGGTCCTCATCAACCTCCTCAAAAACGCCGCCGAGGCCTCATCTGAAGGTCAAATCGTGAGCGTTAAAACCCGGCTCGCTGGAACCCAGCAGGTTGAGATTGAAGTCCGAGATCAGGGCAGCGGTTTGACACCGGAGCAGAGTGAGCGGCTCTTTGAACCCTTTTTCACAACGAAACCGGGTGGAACAGGATTGGGACTTTATATCTGCCATGGGATTGTTCAACACCATGGCGGTAGGATGGTCGTCGAGAGTCAACCCGGAGAGGGGAGTACTTTTCATGTCTATCTCCCCGCGGCCGGGCCCCGGTAG
- the uvsE gene encoding UV DNA damage repair endonuclease UvsE, giving the protein MTVLKNRLGLCCLFQDQSIHFKTITAALAGRLKHTERLRIISDICRHNAESLAAALEYCATHQIGSFRVSSRILPLKTHPQFGYTMTDLPNGDIIVSQFRNCGRIRKRHGLRATFHPDQFIVPGSPDESVVANSIAELEYQTEVAGWIGADVINIHGGGAYGDKTAALRRLTMNLRRLPAAIRRRLTLENDDRIFTPVDLFPVCKAVKIPLVYDVHHHRCNPDGLSIEEATYEALRTWRREPLMHISSPRDGWKGAQPFRHHDFIQLRDYPLLWQGIKMTVEVEAKAKEVAIARLRRGLLRRWKGQQQNFRD; this is encoded by the coding sequence ATCACCGTGCTTAAAAACCGGCTTGGGCTCTGCTGCCTCTTTCAAGATCAATCTATTCATTTTAAAACGATCACGGCGGCGCTGGCCGGCCGGCTGAAACATACGGAACGCCTCCGAATAATCTCAGATATCTGCCGTCACAACGCAGAGTCTTTGGCGGCGGCGTTGGAATATTGCGCCACCCATCAGATCGGTTCCTTTCGCGTCAGCAGCCGGATCCTTCCGCTGAAAACCCATCCACAGTTCGGTTATACAATGACGGATTTACCGAACGGGGATATCATTGTCTCCCAATTCAGGAACTGCGGCCGTATCAGAAAGCGGCATGGACTGCGAGCGACCTTTCATCCCGATCAATTTATCGTGCCGGGATCCCCGGATGAATCGGTCGTCGCAAATTCGATCGCTGAACTGGAATATCAAACCGAGGTGGCCGGATGGATCGGCGCCGATGTGATCAATATTCATGGTGGCGGAGCCTATGGGGATAAAACGGCGGCGCTGCGGCGATTGACGATGAATCTGAGGCGGCTGCCGGCCGCGATACGGCGGCGATTGACTCTTGAGAATGACGATCGGATCTTTACACCGGTTGATCTATTCCCCGTGTGCAAGGCGGTAAAAATACCGCTTGTCTATGACGTGCACCACCATCGCTGCAATCCGGACGGTTTATCCATTGAAGAGGCGACCTACGAAGCACTCCGCACTTGGAGGCGTGAGCCGCTCATGCACATTTCAAGTCCGCGGGATGGCTGGAAGGGGGCGCAGCCTTTCCGGCATCATGACTTTATACAATTGCGGGATTATCCGCTCTTGTGGCAGGGGATCAAAATGACCGTGGAGGTTGAGGCGAAAGCCAAGGAGGTGGCGATCGCCAGACTCCGCCGTGGATTACTGCGCCGGTGGAAGGGACAACAACAGAATTTCCGCGATTGA
- the trxA gene encoding thioredoxin gives MGKIADINEADFDAEVIKSKAPVIVDLWAEWCGPCRILGPLLQEISDEFGGRVKFVKVNVDHNQALAGRFNVMSIPTLLYFNGGQPVGQTVGALPKNDILAKIEDFFKITL, from the coding sequence ATGGGGAAAATCGCGGATATTAACGAAGCCGATTTCGACGCAGAGGTCATCAAGTCCAAGGCGCCCGTTATTGTCGACCTGTGGGCGGAATGGTGTGGACCGTGCCGTATCCTCGGGCCGTTGCTACAGGAGATCTCGGATGAGTTTGGCGGCCGGGTTAAATTTGTTAAAGTCAATGTCGACCACAACCAGGCTCTGGCCGGACGTTTTAATGTCATGTCGATTCCGACATTACTCTACTTCAATGGCGGGCAGCCGGTGGGGCAGACGGTAGGGGCCCTGCCGAAGAACGACATCCTGGCTAAGATCGAGGATTTTTTTAAGATTACCCTTTAA
- a CDS encoding tetratricopeptide repeat protein: MTPPRMTKQELREDPVMDVIQKGLSFGRDYGRWLALGVGAIVVIAVVVLLIVHGRRVAEINAGAELVQSRAEVATGQWGRARTGLESIISQYGQTQAAGEAYTLLGDVELALQNPEGARVAFEEALSRVEDPTLKAGIRKGLASTYEALGQKMEASRIYEEIVGEEVSDNALTNLMNAGRTARETGDLTRALTLYKRAETMAEKISRNRVAEIQMTIAEIEAKM; this comes from the coding sequence GTGACACCACCGAGGATGACAAAACAGGAATTGCGGGAAGATCCCGTGATGGATGTTATTCAAAAGGGACTATCTTTCGGCCGCGATTACGGACGATGGCTGGCTCTCGGCGTGGGCGCCATTGTCGTTATCGCGGTCGTTGTTCTGCTCATTGTGCACGGCCGCCGGGTGGCGGAAATCAATGCGGGCGCCGAGTTAGTCCAATCCCGGGCGGAAGTCGCCACAGGCCAGTGGGGCAGAGCGCGGACTGGTTTGGAAAGCATAATCTCCCAGTACGGCCAGACGCAGGCGGCGGGTGAAGCCTATACCCTGCTGGGCGATGTCGAATTGGCCCTTCAGAATCCCGAAGGGGCGCGTGTCGCTTTTGAAGAGGCGTTGAGCCGGGTTGAAGATCCGACCCTGAAGGCGGGGATCCGCAAGGGCCTTGCCAGCACCTATGAGGCCCTCGGTCAAAAGATGGAAGCCTCCCGTATTTATGAGGAGATCGTCGGGGAAGAGGTCTCGGATAATGCGCTGACCAATCTCATGAACGCCGGACGAACGGCGCGAGAGACCGGTGACCTGACCCGCGCTCTCACTTTGTACAAAAGAGCCGAGACGATGGCGGAAAAGATCTCGCGCAACCGGGTCGCAGAGATTCAGATGACGATCGCTGAGATCGAGGCCAAGATGTAG
- a CDS encoding sigma-54 dependent transcriptional regulator yields the protein MTSHILVVDDEGTIRHFLGKSLADAGYEVTGAETGKEALDCFQKTGADLVLLDLKLPDRSGLDILKEIKKNAPQVPVLMMTAFGEVTTAVEAMKAGAYDYLIKPLHLEQVRVVVERALSEVARWRELEHLRRQQRERFQKDFVRGTSPQIQQIYDMVDKVAENDRTSVLINGESGTGKQVIAQLIHQLSPRAANPFLEINCGAIPRELLESELFGHERGAFTDARDSKQGLLELADKGSLFLDEIGEMNLNAQVKLLKVLDQMTFRRVGGTRDIRVNVRILSATNRNLEEAVKEGYFRDDLYYRLMVVPIQLPPLRERGDDVLQMARHFLTEFSQAFKKNFVDLAPATEQKILSYPWPGNIRELRNVMERTVLLENGETLEPHQLKIQQTGIITDRESLIESLRLILEEGQIAEEGIPFEELVADVEKGLIFKASYATGWNQSRTAELLRVTRDKLRYRMKLHGIKASEVLNLPDHLHRDDEKVDSPRLAS from the coding sequence GTGACATCACACATACTCGTTGTTGATGATGAGGGGACGATCCGGCACTTTCTCGGTAAATCCCTCGCGGACGCCGGATACGAGGTAACCGGAGCCGAAACCGGAAAAGAAGCACTCGATTGCTTCCAGAAGACCGGAGCCGATCTTGTTCTGCTCGATCTCAAACTCCCGGATCGTTCGGGTCTGGATATTTTAAAAGAGATTAAGAAGAACGCGCCCCAGGTTCCTGTTCTCATGATGACGGCCTTCGGCGAGGTCACGACGGCGGTCGAGGCGATGAAGGCCGGGGCTTATGACTACCTCATTAAGCCGCTGCACCTCGAGCAGGTGCGGGTCGTTGTCGAGAGAGCGCTTTCAGAGGTCGCCCGCTGGCGGGAATTAGAGCACTTGCGGCGCCAGCAACGGGAACGCTTTCAAAAAGATTTCGTGAGGGGCACCTCCCCGCAAATCCAGCAGATCTATGACATGGTCGACAAAGTCGCTGAGAACGACAGAACCAGCGTGCTGATCAACGGGGAAAGCGGCACCGGCAAGCAGGTGATCGCTCAACTCATCCATCAATTGAGTCCCCGGGCCGCCAATCCATTCCTCGAGATCAACTGCGGCGCCATTCCACGCGAGCTGCTTGAATCGGAACTCTTCGGCCACGAGCGGGGCGCCTTTACCGATGCCCGCGATTCGAAGCAGGGTCTGCTGGAACTGGCCGATAAAGGCTCCCTTTTCCTCGACGAGATCGGCGAGATGAACCTCAATGCGCAGGTGAAGCTCCTAAAAGTTCTGGACCAGATGACGTTCCGCCGAGTGGGAGGAACCCGCGACATCCGTGTAAACGTCCGAATCCTCTCGGCCACAAACCGGAATCTTGAAGAAGCGGTCAAAGAAGGGTATTTCAGAGATGACTTATACTATCGTCTTATGGTTGTCCCGATCCAACTGCCGCCCCTGCGGGAGAGGGGAGATGATGTCTTACAGATGGCCCGGCACTTTCTGACCGAGTTCTCCCAAGCCTTCAAGAAAAATTTCGTCGATCTCGCTCCGGCTACCGAACAGAAGATCCTCTCTTATCCCTGGCCGGGAAATATCCGCGAGCTGAGAAATGTCATGGAGAGAACAGTGCTCCTCGAAAACGGTGAGACGCTGGAGCCGCATCAGCTGAAGATTCAACAGACCGGCATCATCACCGATCGTGAATCACTGATTGAGTCCCTCCGGCTGATCCTCGAAGAGGGTCAGATCGCTGAAGAGGGAATCCCCTTTGAAGAACTTGTAGCCGATGTGGAGAAAGGGCTCATCTTCAAGGCCTCATACGCCACCGGTTGGAATCAAAGCCGGACCGCCGAGCTACTGAGGGTCACGCGGGATAAGCTCCGTTATCGAATGAAGCTTCATGGCATTAAGGCCTCCGAGGTCTTAAACCTGCCGGATCATCTTCACAGAGATGACGAAAAGGTGGATTCGCCGCGCTTGGCGTCTTGA
- a CDS encoding insulinase family protein produces the protein MMPFRPSSISGFFIRVTFSAALLAGSLPAIGAGTSEVASAIRKDILPNGMKVLYVPSHNAPIIASVVVIQAGSIYETPALSGASHFLEHLLFNGTETMSQDELYDATDRIGAYSNATTGQIQTTFMMVTPRKNLSEALRIQKEMLYHSILPAEKLEKERGIILEELAKDKATESYDVERFLKDSLYPTTSYGLPVLGTSLTIEQLTRDQIWDYYKQHYIPQTTTVMIIGDFDPETAPDSVTAILGSEPPVPFVPSPSPLPESVVGRKVIHFNREMSRGHLTIAFSGPSVNDPDRLAVEAGIGLLAGGSATPVGQALEALYPAGILSFGTYLREMPGAGRIEVSVEYDKSLSGDTILESLLELLPRADIQTLVPAAFAGWQTDQRTQEFFQRERPHFYGMLRAPTCAVKGAWAVAESPEQIRSLTWAHVQSATSGLFSGDFWAAIVEPGVADTAQSGAFESNVHQYALDNGLRIAVLQRRESPVLALHLLTLGRAELEPPGRDGLTELVHGMLEEGVNGGDAQEFQQRLSEIGGELKVVDIPYIPFDDSDTRPDYAYLRLQSLDEFGPKAFRLFGDILRHPTFSEEAFNSSQAALMARAARDSRSAAQRATQTLDNLLYGSSPAGRQPFGSTATLQSATYEEAKAHWERLSDPARSFLSIATAEDPETILHWIVTELYPGSHVKDGDPGAIMNGGPATLEIFWDAAGDVVENRFNELLQSPNPLMTLPWGRPTEPNPDHLRMVVDSLGAERGYVLIAALLTGIPDEERYLYTAWNTWVSDRLAFVLREEMGMAYGIGSSLAWLGKGRALWIASAGTRQQNLEAMTKGLLAGPQLGLTDPPTMDDLEKAVAGRYGYQLMRRGTSLKRTMFVATSILYGKEPTWDEEELERFGQADPERVKQLAEEIAGRKLPTLVVIVE, from the coding sequence ATGATGCCTTTTCGGCCTTCCTCGATCTCCGGTTTTTTCATCCGCGTGACCTTCAGCGCGGCTCTGCTTGCCGGCAGTCTTCCCGCCATCGGCGCCGGAACCTCTGAAGTCGCTTCGGCCATAAGGAAGGATATCCTGCCCAACGGGATGAAAGTTCTTTATGTGCCATCCCATAACGCGCCGATTATCGCCTCGGTTGTCGTGATCCAGGCCGGCTCAATTTATGAAACGCCGGCGCTCTCGGGCGCCAGCCATTTTCTCGAACATCTCTTATTCAATGGTACGGAAACGATGTCCCAAGATGAGCTCTACGATGCAACCGATCGCATCGGCGCCTACAGCAACGCCACGACCGGCCAGATTCAGACGACCTTTATGATGGTGACGCCGCGCAAAAATCTGTCGGAAGCCTTACGAATACAAAAGGAAATGTTATATCACTCGATTTTGCCCGCGGAAAAGCTCGAAAAGGAACGCGGCATCATCCTTGAGGAGTTGGCAAAAGATAAAGCGACGGAGAGCTATGATGTCGAGCGTTTTCTTAAAGATTCCCTCTATCCAACAACATCATATGGTCTTCCGGTTCTTGGCACCAGTCTGACCATCGAACAACTTACCCGCGATCAGATCTGGGATTACTACAAACAACATTATATTCCTCAGACGACAACCGTTATGATCATCGGCGATTTCGACCCGGAGACGGCCCCCGATAGTGTCACCGCCATTCTCGGATCCGAACCGCCGGTTCCCTTCGTTCCGTCGCCTTCTCCCCTGCCGGAAAGCGTGGTAGGGCGGAAGGTGATCCATTTCAACCGGGAGATGAGCCGAGGGCATCTGACGATCGCCTTCTCCGGTCCATCGGTGAATGATCCCGACCGGCTGGCGGTTGAGGCCGGTATCGGTTTACTGGCTGGTGGCAGCGCCACACCGGTCGGGCAGGCTCTTGAAGCCTTGTATCCGGCCGGTATCTTATCGTTCGGAACCTATCTACGCGAGATGCCCGGCGCCGGACGCATTGAGGTTTCGGTCGAATATGATAAATCACTGAGCGGCGACACCATACTCGAATCGCTGCTTGAACTTCTCCCCCGCGCCGATATCCAGACCCTCGTCCCGGCCGCCTTCGCCGGTTGGCAAACAGATCAAAGGACACAAGAGTTCTTTCAGCGGGAGCGTCCCCATTTTTATGGGATGCTGCGTGCTCCGACCTGTGCCGTAAAAGGCGCATGGGCGGTTGCGGAGAGTCCTGAGCAAATTCGATCTTTGACATGGGCGCATGTACAAAGTGCGACATCCGGCCTCTTTAGCGGCGACTTCTGGGCGGCTATTGTGGAACCGGGAGTCGCTGACACGGCTCAATCCGGCGCCTTTGAATCAAATGTGCATCAATACGCTCTCGATAACGGCCTGCGGATCGCCGTTCTTCAAAGAAGGGAAAGCCCCGTCCTCGCTCTGCATCTCTTGACATTGGGACGCGCCGAATTGGAACCGCCCGGACGTGACGGGCTGACCGAACTTGTGCACGGAATGCTCGAAGAAGGGGTCAACGGCGGTGATGCGCAGGAGTTCCAGCAGCGTCTTAGCGAGATCGGCGGTGAGTTGAAGGTGGTTGATATCCCCTACATCCCCTTTGACGACTCCGATACGCGGCCGGATTACGCCTATCTCCGATTGCAATCGCTGGATGAGTTCGGCCCCAAAGCCTTCCGTCTCTTTGGTGATATCCTGAGGCATCCCACCTTCAGCGAGGAAGCCTTTAACAGCAGCCAAGCGGCCCTCATGGCGCGGGCGGCACGGGACAGCCGCAGCGCCGCTCAGCGCGCGACACAGACATTGGACAATCTTCTCTATGGCTCCTCCCCCGCCGGGCGGCAGCCTTTTGGTTCGACGGCCACTTTGCAATCGGCGACCTATGAGGAAGCCAAGGCGCATTGGGAACGCCTCTCTGATCCCGCCCGATCCTTCCTCTCCATCGCCACGGCGGAAGATCCTGAAACGATTCTCCACTGGATCGTGACCGAGTTGTATCCTGGAAGCCATGTTAAAGACGGTGACCCGGGCGCCATCATGAACGGCGGCCCGGCCACCCTTGAAATATTTTGGGATGCGGCCGGAGATGTTGTTGAGAACCGCTTTAACGAACTTCTCCAAAGCCCCAATCCGCTGATGACTCTTCCTTGGGGCCGGCCGACAGAACCGAATCCCGACCATCTCCGCATGGTCGTCGACTCGCTCGGCGCCGAGCGGGGTTATGTGCTCATCGCCGCCCTCCTCACCGGTATTCCTGATGAGGAGCGGTATCTCTATACCGCATGGAACACCTGGGTCTCCGATCGTCTCGCCTTTGTTTTGCGGGAGGAGATGGGGATGGCCTATGGCATCGGCTCCTCACTGGCCTGGCTTGGCAAGGGCAGGGCGCTCTGGATCGCCTCGGCTGGAACACGGCAACAGAACCTTGAGGCAATGACGAAGGGACTCCTGGCCGGTCCGCAGCTCGGCCTCACCGATCCACCGACGATGGATGATCTTGAGAAGGCGGTTGCCGGGCGCTACGGGTATCAATTGATGCGCCGCGGCACGAGTCTCAAGCGGACGATGTTCGTCGCCACTTCCATTCTCTACGGCAAAGAACCGACATGGGATGAGGAGGAGTTGGAACGTTTCGGCCAAGCCGATCCTGAGCGGGTGAAACAACTAGCTGAAGAGATCGCCGGCCGCAAACTGCCGACGCTTGTTGTCATTGTTGAGTAA
- the holA gene encoding DNA polymerase III subunit delta produces the protein MKWADLEARLEKGETAPVFALCGPEILLADEALQSIGSHVMGADWSRMNTESFRAPESTPGQVLQSAMQSGLFSEKRLVIYNQWESASRAPDREKKTWLKYLAAPSSSTCLVLRSQLTTKELIRKGKFFADSLQQMVVVDFWHLYPKDAMLWIRRRGEALGLKLMPDVAKFLVDHIGADLLSLRGELEKLSLLLDSSPEKPKEIDMKVLGEMKGRGVQASAWECVRSLVEGKTLQALQYFPSATEEDRPTGLVWKIQYQAVRQVFEGDVGWGTRLLQDCYHWERDLKWGRWPGSLDSVALEILFLRAHRRRMGRASVKRGLQ, from the coding sequence ATGAAGTGGGCCGATCTGGAAGCGCGTCTGGAGAAGGGTGAAACAGCGCCGGTCTTTGCCCTGTGTGGACCGGAGATTCTCTTGGCCGATGAAGCATTACAATCAATCGGCTCCCATGTCATGGGCGCCGATTGGTCAAGAATGAATACCGAATCATTCCGAGCGCCGGAATCAACCCCAGGCCAAGTTCTACAATCCGCTATGCAGAGCGGTCTGTTTTCCGAGAAACGCCTCGTTATTTACAATCAGTGGGAGAGCGCCTCGAGGGCGCCGGATCGCGAAAAGAAAACCTGGTTGAAGTACCTTGCCGCACCCTCATCCTCAACCTGTCTTGTCCTCCGGTCGCAATTAACCACGAAGGAATTGATCCGCAAGGGAAAGTTCTTCGCCGATTCACTTCAGCAGATGGTCGTCGTTGATTTCTGGCATCTATACCCGAAGGATGCGATGCTGTGGATCCGGCGCAGGGGAGAGGCTCTGGGACTAAAACTCATGCCTGATGTGGCGAAGTTTCTGGTCGATCATATCGGCGCCGATCTCCTCTCGCTTCGGGGAGAACTCGAGAAGCTCTCGCTGCTGCTCGATTCCTCTCCGGAGAAACCCAAGGAGATCGATATGAAGGTCCTTGGGGAAATGAAGGGCAGGGGGGTTCAAGCTTCGGCCTGGGAATGTGTCCGATCCCTTGTGGAGGGAAAGACGCTTCAAGCCCTGCAGTATTTCCCTTCGGCGACGGAGGAAGACCGTCCCACCGGTCTTGTCTGGAAGATCCAATATCAGGCGGTGAGGCAAGTCTTTGAAGGGGATGTCGGATGGGGAACCCGTTTGTTACAGGATTGTTACCACTGGGAGCGGGATCTAAAATGGGGCCGTTGGCCTGGATCGCTTGACTCTGTCGCTCTCGAGATCCTCTTTCTGCGAGCGCACCGCAGACGCATGGGGAGAGCTTCGGTAAAACGAGGATTACAGTAG